The Clostridioides difficile genome has a segment encoding these proteins:
- a CDS encoding helix-turn-helix domain-containing protein — protein MDYISVKAASEKWGISERRIQKLCEENRINGTEKFGRAWMIPKDAQKPIDGRYKSTMKVGEI, from the coding sequence ATGGATTACATTTCTGTGAAAGCCGCTTCTGAAAAATGGGGCATATCAGAAAGACGGATACAAAAATTATGTGAAGAAAATCGCATTAACGGTACTGAGAAATTTGGTCGAGCGTGGATGATACCAAAAGATGCCCAAAAGCCAATTGATGGTAGATATAAATCAACAATGAAGGTAGGTGAGATTTAA
- a CDS encoding Crp/Fnr family transcriptional regulator — protein MNFIDIMPKEVKHKLQEKSYAAGNTILYAEEENNFVYFLLSGVAEAYIQSSNGNFSTLYLYKSGSFFGEIEQFYDGKKPVEITALSDCIVKRLYRTYFLEWIKNDFNATTFLIQGLAEKLIINSQLVENILELTVKERLLRSISLHYHRNTLDSLNKSRLAKEVNSPIRSVNRAIDECKKQGLLDFSDNKFIIINPKELLKFLPYIE, from the coding sequence ATGAATTTTATTGATATAATGCCCAAAGAAGTAAAACATAAACTACAAGAAAAAAGCTATGCTGCTGGGAATACTATATTATATGCTGAAGAAGAAAATAATTTCGTTTATTTTTTATTATCTGGTGTTGCTGAAGCTTACATTCAAAGTTCCAATGGGAATTTTTCAACACTTTACTTATATAAATCGGGAAGTTTTTTTGGAGAAATAGAACAATTTTACGATGGAAAAAAGCCTGTAGAAATTACAGCACTTTCAGATTGTATTGTAAAACGACTTTATCGAACTTATTTTCTGGAATGGATTAAAAATGATTTTAATGCAACAACATTCTTAATACAAGGATTAGCCGAAAAACTAATTATTAATTCCCAATTGGTAGAAAACATTTTGGAGCTCACAGTAAAAGAACGCTTGCTTCGGAGTATATCATTGCATTATCATCGAAATACGCTTGATTCACTTAATAAATCTCGACTTGCTAAAGAAGTGAATTCGCCTATTAGGAGCGTTAATCGAGCAATAGACGAATGTAAAAAGCAAGGATTACTCGATTTTTCAGATAACAAGTTTATCATTATAAATCCTAAGGAACTTCTAAAATTTCTTCCATATATAGAATGA